The genomic segment ATTAGATTATAGGTATTTTTCAGTATGGTCCcagtttgggatcaataaagttccgcctgtccatccatctctacctgtctgtctatccatcttGGGTTGGATTCCTTTGACGCTTGCGCATAGAGGCCAACACTCAGAAACTTGTAAGCTGAGCAGTGGAgcaggtgggaggagggaggctgaaagaggaggaggaggtggtgggatGCCGGGAGGCGCAGCTGGTGTTAACAGCTCAGTCCGGGTGACggtgagagcagagagggagctcCGTGTCGTGTCCGATCCCCGGAGTTCATGTCAGGGCCCACACTGCTGCCGGCGCGGCGCTTGcagggaggaggatgatgacCATGAACGGCAAGCAGCATTTCTCGATGCACCCGGCCCTGCACGAGCCCAAGTATCCCGGCCTGCACGCAGGCTCGGAGGGCATGCGCAGAGTCTGTCTGCCCGCCCCGCAGGTACGTTCAGGTCGgggaagtggaggagggggggcagaaaCTATCACACTGGGAAATGTTAAAGTTGATTTGACAGGACTTTGTTCtatcctccatctctctccctctctcttctgtctgtgcccccccccccccacccgtctcccctcccctcccccacctcccccccatcCCATCCACGTCTGCTGCTCCACCAGTGCTCTTGCTTTCATATTAATTTTTATGACCTGCGCTTTGAGGAGGgggttctctcctctcctcggcGCTGCTTGCctgtggaaaatgttttttagatCCTGAGAGTTGCCTGACAGAATTCCCCACTGACTCCAGTATGCGCACTCTTGCTTGCAGCTGCAGGGCAATATATTCGGAGGCTTTGATGAGAGCCTGCTGGCACGGGCAGAGGCTCTGGCGGCTGCTGACAGCATTGTCTCTCACGGCAAGAGTCACCCGTTCAAACCAGACGTGACTTACCATACCATGAGCAGTGTCCCCTgcacctcagcctcctcttcttcctccaccaccGTGCCcatctcccaccaccaccaccaccaccacctcggACAGACCCTGGATGCCGGGGACCTCCTGGAGCACCTCTCCACCAGCCTGGCCGTGACCGGGATGGGTGCTCCGGAGCCTCCAGGGATGACGTCGgcacaccaccaccagcaccctCACCACCACCTGCAGACCATGGGGCAGCTGCACCAGGCGATGGCCAACATGGCCCATCCCCACTCCCTGTCAGTGCACGGCGGCATGGCGTGCATCAACGACGTGGAGTCGGATCCCAGGGAGCTGGAAGCCTTCGCCGAGCGGTTCAAGCAGAGGAGGATCAAACTCGGGGTGACCCAGGCGGACGTCGGGTCAGCGCTGGCCAACCTCAAGATCCCCGGGGTGGGGTCCTTGAGCCAGAGCACCATCTGCAGGTTCGAGTCCCTC from the Platichthys flesus chromosome 15, fPlaFle2.1, whole genome shotgun sequence genome contains:
- the pou4f3 gene encoding POU domain, class 4, transcription factor 3 — translated: MMTMNGKQHFSMHPALHEPKYPGLHAGSEGMRRVCLPAPQLQGNIFGGFDESLLARAEALAAADSIVSHGKSHPFKPDVTYHTMSSVPCTSASSSSSTTVPISHHHHHHHLGQTLDAGDLLEHLSTSLAVTGMGAPEPPGMTSAHHHQHPHHHLQTMGQLHQAMANMAHPHSLSVHGGMACINDVESDPRELEAFAERFKQRRIKLGVTQADVGSALANLKIPGVGSLSQSTICRFESLTLSHNNMIALKPVLQAWLEEAEAAHREKSNKPDLFNGNERKRKRTSIAAPEKRSLEAYFAIQPRPSSEKIAAIAEKLDLKKNVVRVWFCNQRQKQKRMKYSAVH